The window CCAGGCATCTATACCGTGGCCTACACGGACGAAAACGACTGCACAGGCGCCTCGGAACCCTTCGCGTTCGATTTCTTCGCGTCCCCCACCTGCGGTTTCACCCTCTCCATGCAACAGGCCGAAGCGGGAGAACCGATCAGCGCGTACCAAGAAAGCACCGGGGAGCAACTCACGTACCTCTGGGACCTGGGAAACGGACAAACCATGACCGAGGCGGAACCCGCTATCGTCTACGGCCGACCCGGTACCTACACCCTGGCCCTCACCGTGACCGATCTCTGCGGCAACACCGCCACATGTACGGAGGACGTCACCATCACCACAGGAACCTTCACGAGCTTCCCGCCCTCCGGCACCTCCGCAGGAGGAACCGAAATCACGCTCACAGGGAACGCCTTCCCCGAATCACCCACCGTGACCATCGATGGACAGGCCGCCCCAATCCACGCATCCTCCAGCACCAGCATTACGGTCGAAGCCCCCAGCCATTCCGGCGGACTTGACAGCTACACGATCGCCGTCCACGACGCGACCGACGACCTGCTCACCCATGAACTCACCGACGCCTACCGCTACGTCACCATGGGCTTCGTAGCCCTTCCCTCCCTGAACGCGGTCCAAACACTCGATCTGAACTCCTACACACTCTACCCATGGCCGGTCGAAGAAGGAACGCCATCCGCGCTCCTGCCCATCCACGGCCAATCGTTCCCGATTCAGCATCCGACGGCCCTCCTTCTCAGCCCCGACGAACGGTATCTCTACCTGGGAGCATACGAAGCCATCTACAGGATCGACACGGCAAGCGGAGCCGTCACGGGCGAATTCGCGATCCCTGCGGGAGCCAGAGCCCTCTCTCTTGCCTATCACGACACCTATCTGACGGCAGGCGTCACCCTGCCCGGAACGCCATCCACCTACATCGAGGCCCTGGATCCCGCCACCCTGGACCATCTGGCCTACGGCTCGATCTGCCATGACGATCAGACCCTGACGGCCGACCAGGCGATCATCGGCGACCGGCTCTACCTCCTCACCTTCGGCCCGGAAGCATCCGACCCGAACAACACACACAAGAGCCGCCTCACCCTGAACGTCTTCGACCTGGCCGCGCCACCGGACATGACCGACGGGGAGGCGTACCTGCACATCCTCGCCGGCAAATCCGCTGGCGAACTCACCACGGAGACCATCGTGGAAGCCTCGCTCGCGTACGAACCCTCCAGCAATCTTCTGTACGTCAGCGCGCCGCACGATGAACGCATCTTCAAGTTCGACGTCAGCAGCAACACCTTCAGCGGCGTATCGCTCAAGACCACCGGATATGCGCCCGAGCACCTACTGGGAACCACCGCCGGGGGCATCCCCGCCCTCGCAACCACCTTCCACGGCCTCCCGCTCCTGCGCTTTTACGACAGCCCGACGAACGGGCAAAACGGAGAGCTCGCCACCACCGATCTCTCCGCGGCCGGATGTCTTGAAATCCAGGATCTCGTGACGTTCCGGCTACTCGACGCCATCCTCTGCGATCCGGCAGCCCAGGTCCTCCTCTTCGATCCCGCCCTATACCAGACCACCGCCACCATCTCCCTCGACGGATCCTCTCCCCTCGGCACCCTCGCGGTCCAGGAACGATAAGGAAGGCCCCCCATGAAACGAACCATCCTGACCATCGCGCTCACCTTCCTCGCATCCCTGGCCCTGGCCACTTCAAACACCCGGGGAGAATCCTCCTCCTCCGTCACGGCGAAGGGCATCTTTGAAAACGCGCTCTTCAACGACATCGACAGCGTCAATCCCTACAACGGGAATCTCTCCGTCGACATCCCCATCGGACAATCCTATTCCGTCGGCCCAAACCTCGCCCTTCAGCTCTCCCTCTTCTATAACCTCTCCCTATGGACGGACGTCCACATCATCACAAATGTGCTGGAAGACCCCAATTACACGCCGACCTGCGAATTACTGGAACTTTCCCGATTCGCCATAAGCGGACGCGACACGTACGGCGCGGGATGGGACATCCATCTTGGATACATCTCCCGGCAGCATATCGATACCGACCTGAACGGAAGTTACCACTACAACGCGCCCGACGGATCGAGCCACGCGTTTTATCCCGAGACCTCCAGCACATATCGGACGCACGACGGGAGCTACCTGAAACTCACGCGGTACACGACCCCCTCCGAATATTTCAAGATGGAAGACGGCTCGGGAATCGTTTACACCTTCGGCCACCCGGTCACCCATTACACCGAAACCACGGGACCGCGCTACTGTAGCAGCGTGATCGACTTCCAATACAACCGAAACGGTTTCTACGTCACCGAGATCGCCGATCCATGGGGAAACAAGATCGAGGCAGCCTACGTCACTTCCGGAGGATACAGCAGCGACA is drawn from Thermoanaerobaculia bacterium and contains these coding sequences:
- a CDS encoding PKD domain-containing protein; amino-acid sequence: MQPELTGFTEDSITISWTTVPDATAYVIYRLPFLTKRRDAKPRLFDKRFILQYEPEAVYTDIQPMDITLRATDHVDYIITFVGPDGITESSYRAAYFNRLTLEKPVANFTHAAPRYCAESPITFTDSSTGLAARWYWTDPEGDLGQGETLSYAFPEGGNYDVTLTAKSPIGESSRTDTVIIHALPIPTITGEPYACISSTLSTDPDKENYQWSKDGIPVPEATQATYEAAEPGIYTVAYTDENDCTGASEPFAFDFFASPTCGFTLSMQQAEAGEPISAYQESTGEQLTYLWDLGNGQTMTEAEPAIVYGRPGTYTLALTVTDLCGNTATCTEDVTITTGTFTSFPPSGTSAGGTEITLTGNAFPESPTVTIDGQAAPIHASSSTSITVEAPSHSGGLDSYTIAVHDATDDLLTHELTDAYRYVTMGFVALPSLNAVQTLDLNSYTLYPWPVEEGTPSALLPIHGQSFPIQHPTALLLSPDERYLYLGAYEAIYRIDTASGAVTGEFAIPAGARALSLAYHDTYLTAGVTLPGTPSTYIEALDPATLDHLAYGSICHDDQTLTADQAIIGDRLYLLTFGPEASDPNNTHKSRLTLNVFDLAAPPDMTDGEAYLHILAGKSAGELTTETIVEASLAYEPSSNLLYVSAPHDERIFKFDVSSNTFSGVSLKTTGYAPEHLLGTTAGGIPALATTFHGLPLLRFYDSPTNGQNGELATTDLSAAGCLEIQDLVTFRLLDAILCDPAAQVLLFDPALYQTTATISLDGSSPLGTLAVQER